The Streptomyces sp. V4I8 genome includes the window AGGACGTCGACGGCACGCAGCCCTGGCAGCACGGCACCGCGCAGGTCGTGCGCTCGGCGACCAAGGGCGTCGCCGCCGCCGTGCCCCTCATCCTCCAGCAGCGGGGAGAGCTGGACCTGGACGCGCCGTTGGCCGCGTACTGGCCGGAGTTCAAGGCGCACGGCAAGGAGCGGCTGCTGGTCCGGCAGGTGCTGAACCACCGTGCCGGGCTCCCGGTGCTCGATCGTCCGCTCACGCCCGAGGAGGCACTGGACCCGGGTCGCGGCCCCGAGGCGGTGGCAGCCCAGGCGCCCGCGTGGGAGCCGGGCACCGACCACGGCTATCACGCGCTGACGTACGGCTGGCTGCTGGACGAACTGGTGCGGCGGGTGACGGGACGCCGGGCCGGCGAGTGGCTCGCCGCGGAGGTCGCCGGTCCGCTGGGCCTGGACCTGTGGCTGGGGCTGCCGGAGTCGGAGACGGCACGGGTGGGCCGTACCGGTCGCGTCGACGGTCCCGAACCGGCCGGTGGACTGCGCTCCCGCCCGAAGCGGTCGGTCACCGAGGCGTATGACGACCCGGGCTCCCTCACTCGCCGCGCGTTCGCCGCGATCACCCCGTTCCCCGACCAGAACGATCCCGCCTACCTTGCCGCCGCCCTCCCCGCGACGAACGGCATCGCGACGGCCGACGGTCTGGCGCGCTTCTACGCGGCGCTGATCGGCGAGGTCGACGGCGTACGGCTCCTCGACCCGGCGACGGTGGAACTGGCCCGTGCCGAGGAGTCGGCGGGCCCGGACCGCGTCCTGGTCGTCAACACCCGTTTCGGCCTCGGCTACATGCTCCACGGCACCGCGTCCCCGTTGCTCGGCCTGGGCTCCTTCGGCCACCCCGGCCGCGGCGGCGCCCTCGGCTTCGCCGACCCCGAGTCGGGAATCGCGTTCGGCTACGTGACAAACGGCTTCCGCAAGACGGTGACGGCGGACCCGAGGGCGCAGGGCTTGATCCGGGCGGTGCGGGCAGCGCTGACGTAAACGGCTCGGCGCCTATGGGCGCGAGGCTGCGCCGCAGCCGCTGTACGACCTGTCGGGGCACCCTCAGACGTGAATCGGATGCGACGTACGCCCCGACGCCTGGTCGATCTCGCTGTGCGCCTTCGTCAGCATCTGCATCGCCAATTCGTTCAACGCCCGAGCCCCGGCGATCTCCTCACCGACACGTGGCTGATTCGCGTCCGTGTGGTGCCGTGAGGCGTGCCCCTGGGCGCGTACCTCGGTGCCGTCGGGGAGGCGCACCATCGCGACCGCCCGGGTGTGCGTCTCGTCCTCCTGGAACTCCAGCTCGACATGCCATCCCACTGTGGTGTGCATCATGACGATCACCTCCGGAAGTTCTGCTTCCAGGGTGCGCCTCGGAGGCCGCCGCCCACCAGTCAGAGGCGCAAAGTCCGCAACCCGGGATCAGTGAGACTCGGCACACTCCCTTCGGTGACCGGCTTCGCCCTGCTTCCATGGAGATGTCGCGTTCCACTGAGATGTTCCACAGAGATGTCGCGCGCCGGACCTGGCCCCGCCGCCACCGTCACCTCCCCCGTTCACCGCACCGGGCCACATCGAGGACATGCGCTGCTGCTTCTCCGCCCACCTCCCCGCCCTCGCGGCACTGTCGGCCTTCCCCGGCCCCTGCGAGGTGCTGCGCTCAGGTGCCCGCCTCGCCCCCGCCCTGCTGCGGTCGGCGTCCGCCGCCATGCAGCGGGCCCGCTCCCACCACCCCGACGACCTGCTCGCGGTCAGCCTCGAACTCGTCACCCTCACCGAGGACAGCGCCGTCATCACCTGGTACACCGGGATCCCCGGCACCGACGACGGCCTGGGCCACCCCCTCCCCGCGCTCACCGAGGGCGAGGTCGTCTACGGCACCCACCCCTCCCGGCTCAACCGCACGGCGTCCGAGGACCGGCCGACCGCCCATCACCAGGTCGAACTCACCGGCCTGGAGCCGGGGCAGACGTACTACTACCAGGCCCGCTCCCGGGGCACGGCCGCGACGCCCACCCCGCTGCATCTCGTGCGCGGCAACGCGGTGGGCACGTCGACGTTCGGCTTCGGTGCGAGCGGCGGGCCGTACTCCTTCACCACCCCCGAGCCGCCGCCCGGCCGGCACCTGCTGTCGGTCGCGCTCTGCAACGACCTGCATCTCGGCGAGACGACCGCGGGCCTCGTCGGCGGCTTTCCCCTGTTGCGCGGGGTGCCGCAGCAGCCGGGGCGGGCGCCGTATCCGGAGCTCATGAGCCGCGCCCTGGTCGAGGAGGCCCGACGGCGCGGGGCGGACGTACTGCTGGCCGGGGGCGACATCTCGGCGGGCGGGGCGGCGCACGACCTCGGCGAGGCCCGGCGGATCCTGGACGGATTCGGCGCGCACGGCCGGGACTACTTCGTCGTACGCGGCAACCACGACCGCTCCCGGGACAACGCCAGCTTCCACACCGCGTTCCCAGCCGCCGAGGGCGGGCCGGGGTACTTCGCCCGTGACCTCGACGGGCTGCGGATCATCGGTCTCGACACCTACGTCAAGACCGGCAACGGCGCCGACGCGGGCGGGCTCGGGCCCGAGCAACTGGCGTGGTTCCGGGCGAGGTTGAGGGAGGCCCCGGACCAGCCGACGCTCGTCTTCGGCCACCATCCGCTGACCGTGCGGGACTCGGTCTTCCCAGTGACCCGCGGCCAGCAGCTGGACCGCCGCCAGGCCCGTGCCGTCGTCGACGCCTACGCGTCCGCGCCCGGCGTCTTCCTCCACCACGCGGGGCACACCCACCGCAACAAACGCACCGTGCTGTCGCGGGCCCCGCACGTCACCCAGCAGGAGGTCGCCGCCGCCAAGGAGTACCCCGGCGGCTTCACCCTGTTGCGCATCCACTCCGGCGGTTACGCCCTCAACCACTACAAGGCCGGTGACCTGGCGGCCCGTCAGTGGAGCGAGCGCAGTCGACGGGTGGCCGCGGGACTGTGGCCCCACCATGCCCTGGGCCGCTCGGTCACCGACCGCAACAGCGTGACGGCGCACGACCTGTCGGGCGTCACGGGGCGCGGATAGCGCACGACTTCAGTCGGCCTGTTCAGACGTTCGGTTCAGGCGTCCGGTCGCCCGCGGGCAGCATCATCCCGGCGGAAGATCGCCAAAACTCGGCGCGCCACAGGATGATTTGGGGCATTTCCTACTTAATCTCCCTTAATCGTAAGGAGTCGCTCCTTCACGCATCGCATCCACCTCACTCCACCGGAGATGACATGCACAAGCTTCGCAAGGCCGCGGTCCTGGTCGCCGCCCTCACCACCGTCGGGCTCGTGGGCGCGGGCACCGCGCAGGCGGACCAAGGCCCCCGAGGCAACGACGTCAAGGTCCAGCAGAGCACCACCTGCAAGTCGCACGACCTGAACCTCGACATCCTCGGCGTGGTCGGCATCCTCAACGGCCTCCTCGGCAGCGGGGTCAACGGCGAAGGCGACGCGGGCGCCCAGAGCACGCACCTCGGCTCGACGATGGGCTGCAACAACACCGCCTTCTGACGGGCTGTCGCTCCCAGTGGTCCCAGGCGGCCGGCGATCGCCGGCCGCCTGGCCGCACCTCCAGGTGCTGCCGCCTCAGCCCGCGTGCAGCATCAGCCCGATCCCTATGACCAGCAGTCCCGCCGCCAGGACGCGCGGCGCCCCGAAGCGCTCCTTGAAGAACACGGCGCCGATCGCGGCGCCCACGATGATCGAGGACTCCCGCAGGGCGGCGATCGGCGCCAGTTCGGCCTTCGTCTGCGCCCACAGGACCAGTGCGTACGCGGCGAAGGACAGTGCGGCACCCAGCAGTCCCACCCCGGCGAACGGCCGCAGCACCGTGACCGTCTCCCGGCGCCAGCGCCACCCGGCGTACGCAGGTACGGCGAGCCCCTGCACCGCCATCAGCCAGGCGATATACCCGAGGGACGACCCGGAGGCCCGCACTCCCAGCCCGTCCAGCACGGTGTACGCCGCGATGCTCAGCCCGGTCGCCAACGCCGCGCCGATCGCGGCCCAGTTGGGCGGGTTCCCCCGCAGACCCCACAGGGCGACGCCCGTGAGTCCCGCACAGGACACGGCGATCCCGGCGGCGGCCCACCCGTCGGGCACCTCGTGGGCGACGAAGGCGGCGGCCACGGCGACGACGAGCGGCGCGGTGCCGCGCGCGATGGGGTAGGCCTGCCCGAAGTCGCCCAGCCGGAACGACTTCATGAGCAGCGCGAAGTAGACGATGTGGACGAGGGCCGAGGCGAGGAGATACGGCCAGGCCTCCGCCGCCGGGAACGCCGCGAAGGGGATGAGCGCCAGGCCGATCAGCACCCCGCCGCCCGTGATGAGCGTGAACCCCACCAGCTTGTCGGTGATCTTGTGGGCGACGGCGTTCCAACTGGCGTGTGTGACGGCCGCGAGCAGGACGGCGGCGGTGACCAGCGGGGTCACGAAGTCCGCGTCTGCTCGCGCACGTCCACCACGGTGGCGCCGGCGTGGGTGACGAGGTCCTTGGGCGCCATGGGGAAGACGGCGTGCGGGTTCCCGGCGGCGGCCCAGACGAGCTCGTGACCGAGCAGCGAACGGTCGGCGAGCACGCGCGTCTTCGTACGGTGCCCGAAGGGCGGCACGCCGCCGATGGCGTACCCGGTGGTCTCCCGTACGACGTCCGCCTTGGCCCGCGTGACCTTCTGGGCGCCGAGTTCCTTGCGGACCAGCTCCACGTCGACGCGGGAGGCGCCGTCCATCAGCACCAGCACGGGCACGCCGTCGGCCGCGAAGATCAGCGACTTGCAGATCTGACTGAGCTCACACCCGATCGCGGCGGCTGCCTCGGCGGCAGTACGGGCGCCCTCCGGGAAGTGGCGGATCCGGGCGTCGAGGTCGGTCAGCCCTAGCTCACGCAGGGCATCGGTGAAACGGGTCATGCACCGCAGGCTAGCGGTCGGATACGTGGCCCACGAATGAATTCCAGGCGCCCGGGGCGACGGTGAGGTGGGGGGCCTCGGGGGTCTTGGAGTCGCGGATGTGGATGGTGGCGGGGGTGGTGGCGACCTCGACGCAGTCGCCGGGTTCAGGATTGCTGCTGTAGCTGCTCTTGAACCAGTCCAGCGCCACTTCGACGCAGTCGCCGGGTTCGTTGCTGCTGCTGTAGCTGCTCTTGAACCAGTGGAGTTCGGTGGCGCTCATAGTCTCCCCAGCACTTGCTCGATGAAGGCCTGTGACTCCCTCGGCGTGAGAGCCTGCGCCCGGATCATGCCATAGCGGAGTTCAAGGATACGAAGATCCCTGGGGCTTGAGACCGGGCGGCCGTTGAACGCGCCGTCGGAACGTCCGATCGCCGTGCCGTCACCAAACTTCAGCACTTCGATCTGGCCCGCCGCTCCAGCGTGCTCCTCACGGTCGGTCGGCATGACCTGGACGGTGACGTTCCGCAACTGCGATACCTCCAGGAGGTGTTCGAGCTGTCGGCGCAACACCATCTTCCCACCGTACGGGCGTTCCAGCGTCACTTGTTCCTGGACGAAACCGAGCGTCGGGGCGGGGTCCCGGTCGAAGACCGACTTACGGGCCATGCGCGCGGCGGCTTCCCGCTCCACCACGTCCGGCGAGAGCGCGGGCTGCCTCATCTCGTACAGCGTCCGTGCGTACTCCGGCGTCTGCAACAGGCCATGGATGTTGTGGTTGCTGTACAGCATCATCTCAACCGCCCGCTCCTCCATCTCCTTCAGCTTCCGCACCTTCTTCGGATACCGGGCCTGCTCCATCTGCCACTTGAACGCCTTGAGGTGCCCCTGCGCCCTCAGCACGTCGTCCGCCCTGTCCAGGAACTCCGGTCGGGGAATCCGCTGCCCCCGCTCCATCTTGCGGATCATGTCCTCGCCGTAGCCCATGATCTCCCCGAACTCGGCCGCCCTCATCCCCGCGGCCTCCCGGCAGACCTTGAGCAAATGCCCCACCGCCTGGACCACCGGCTCGATCTCGTCCCCCGGCTCGACATCCCAACCGGCCTCGTCCACCTGGTCGTTCACAGTCACCCACCTCCGACGCGCACTCGTACCCGTACAACCCCCGAGACAGCCGAGACAGCACGAGACAAAGTCGGGACAGTCCCGCTACGCACAGGAGCGATCACTCACCCAGGGAAGCCGATCACGCCACTCTGAGTGACATGAACCGAGAGATGGCTGCCCCTGAAAACGAACTCACCCACACCATCCGCAACTTCAGCGTGCTCCTGTCCCCCACGCCCCGGGGCGCCCGCCTCGCCCGCCTCCTCGCGAGGGAGCAACTCCGCAGCTGGGGGCTACCGTTCGACTCGGCGGAGCACATCGTGGCCGAACTGGCCAACAACGCGGCCACCCACGGCCGCGTCTCGGGCCGGGACTTCCGCCTGACGCTCTACGTCGTGGGCGACACCCTCCGCGTCGAGGTGACGGACACGCGCGGCGACCTCCTGCCCCGGCGCACACCGACCGCCCCGGACGCCGAGTCCGGCCGGGGCCTGCTCCTGGTGGAGGCGCTGGCCGACCGGTGGGGTGCGGCGCCGGGGCCGTATCCGCGCAAGACGGTCTGGGCCGAGCTGAAGGTACGCGGAAGCCGGTGAGGGCACCCCGTCCCCACGGAGCCCTCACCGGCTGGTCCACCTCAATGGTCGTACTTCAACGGCGGCCGGTCAGACGCGCGCCAGCGCACGGTCCTCGTCGGCGTCCGTGTCCTTCCCCGTCTCGGCCTCCGTGCGCAGGCTCTCGCCCTCGACGTCGACGTTCGGCAGGGCGCGGTCCAGCCACTTCGGCAGCCACCAGGCCTTCTTGCCGAGCAGGGCGAGCACCGCCGGGACGATCGCCATGCGGACGACGAAGGCGTCGAAGAGGACGGCGATGGCGAGTCCGAAGCCGATCATCTTGACCATCGACTCGCTGGCGCCGATGAAGCCGGCGAACACCGCGATCATGATCAGCGCGGCGGCCACCACCACCCGGGCGCTGTGCCGGAACCCGGTCACCACGGCCTGGCTCGGCTTCTCGCCGTGGACGTACGCCTCGCGCATCCGGGTCACCAGGAACACCTCGTAGTCCATGGCCAGGCCGAAGACCACGCCGACCATGAAGATCGGCATCATCGACATGACCGGACCGGTCTCCTCGACCCCGAAGAGGCTCGCGAGCCAGCCCCACTGGAAGACAGCGACGACCGCGCCGAGCGCCGCGAGCACCGACAGGAGGAAGCCGAGGGCCGCCTTCAGCGGGACCAGGATCGAGCGGAACACCAGGATCAGGAGCAGGAAGGCGAGACCGACCACCAGGATCAGATACGGCACCAGCGCGTCGTTCAGCTTCTGCGAGAAGTCGATGTTCATCGCCGTCGTGCCGGTGACCAGCACGCTCGCGTCCGTGTCGGACTTGATCTCCGCGCCGGCCTCACGAATGGAGTGCACCAGGTCCTCGGTCGAGCCCGACGAGGGCTTGGAGTCGGGGATCACGGTGATCGTCGCCGTGTCGCCCGCCTTGTTGTACGTCGCCGGGGTCACCGTCACGACGTCCTTGAGGCCCTTGATCTCGCTGGTGACGTCGTTGACGACGTTCTTGGGGGCATCGCTCGCCTTGGCGTCGACGACGACCATGAGCGGGCCGTTGAAGCCGGGGCCGAAGCCCTCCGAGAGCAGGTCGTAGGCCCGGCGCTGCGTGGTCGAGGTCGGCTGCGAACCGTCGTCCGGCAGGCCCAGTTCGAGGGAGGTCGCCGGGAGGGCCGCGGCACCGAGACCGACTACGCCGAGGAGGAGGACGGCCACGGGACGGCGTACGACGAAGCTGGCCCAGCGCGTGCCCATGTTCGGCTTGGCCGGAGCCGCGTTGCCCGAAGCCGCCTTGTCCGCGGCGGACTTCTTGCGGCCCCCGAGGAGCTTGCCCTTCTCGCCTGCCGGCTTCACCTTGCGGCCCGCGTAGCCGAGCAGCGCGGGGACCATGGTCAGCGCGATCAGCACCGCGATCACGACCGTGCCCGCGGCCGCGAGGCCCATCTTCGTGAGCATCGGAACGTCGACGACGGCCAGGCCGGCCAGGGCGATCACCACGGTGAGACCGGCGAAGACCACCGCGGAGCCCGCCGTGCCGGTGGCCCGGCCGACCGCCTCCTCGCGGTCGCGGCCCTCGGCCAGTTCGGCGCGGTAGCGGGAGACGATGAAGAGCGCGTAGTCGATGCCGACCGCGAGGCCGATCATCATGGCCAGGGTGGAGGTGGTGGAACCCAGGTCCAGTGCGTTGGCCAGCGCGGTGATCACCGAGACACCGATGCCGACGCCGATGAGGGCGGTGAGCAGCGGCAGTCCGGCCGCGACCAGCGAGCCGAAGGTGATGACGAGAACGACCGCGGCGACGGCGAGACCGATGACCTCGGAGGCGGCGGCCTCGGGCGTCGTCTGGAGCGCGTCACCGCCGATCTCCACGGTCAGCCCGGCGTCCCGCGCCTGCTGCCCGGCGTCCTCCAGCGCGTCCCTGCTGGCGTCCTTCAGTTCCATGCCGGGGACCTCGTACCGCACGGAGGCGTAGGCGATCGTGCCGTTCTTGCTGACGGCGTGCGCCTGGTAGGGGTCGGCGACGGAGACGACCTCGGAGCCGTCGGACAGCTCCTTCACGGTCTTCTCGACGGTCGCCTTGTTGGCGGCGTCCGTCATCTTCTCCCCCTCCGGCGCCTTGAAGACGACCCGGGCGGTACCGCCGTCCGCGCTGCTGCCGGGGAAACGTTGTTCGAGCAGGTCGAAAGCCTTCTGCGCTTCCGTGCCCGGAATGGAGAAGGAGGTGGATCCGGCGCTGGGAGCGCTGGCCGCGCCGACGCCCGCGAGCGTCAGCAGCGCGACCCATATCAGGGCGACGAAGTGCCGTCGCCGGAAGGCGAGCCGGCCGAGTTTGTAGAGGAACGTGGCCACGAGGGCGTCTCCCGGTCAGGTCGTGGGTTACTTCTGGGCAGGGGTGATCAGCCCGACGACGTGAGCGGTTACGTCAGGTGGAGGGCTTGCTGGGTCTTACTGGGGAGGGGGCTCGTCAGCTGCGGGGACTCGTCAGCTGACGGGCGCGCCGAGGGCGGGGAGGACCACGGCGTCGATGTACGAAAGGAGGAACGCCTGGGTGGGCGGCTGCTCGTCGAGCAGCGTGCGGGCGACGAACGCGCCGAGCATCATGTGCATCATGAACCCGGCCGCCGGGTTGTCCGCGGAGACCTCGCCCCGCTCGACCGCCCGCCGCACGATGCGACGGAATTCCGCGATCTCCGGTTCGACGAGATGCTCGCGGAAGGCCTTCAGCAGGTCCGGATTGCCGTGGACCGCCATGGCCAGACCCCGCATCAGCGCGGAGTTCTGCTCCATCTCGCAGTCGTCCGAGCGCAGGGTGAGGGCGTGCAGATCGCCGCGGAGCGATCCGGTGTCGATCTCTTCGAGGCCGAAGCCGCCCGGCTTGCTGTGCCGCACCGCCTTCGCCACCAGCTCGGCCTTGCCGCCCCACTGGCGGTAGAGGGTGGCCTTGCTGGACCGGGTGCGGGCCGCCACGGCGTCCATGGTGAGGGCGTCGTAGCCGACTTCCCGGAGCAGGTCGAGCACGGCCCCGTACA containing:
- a CDS encoding metallophosphoesterase, whose translation is MRCCFSAHLPALAALSAFPGPCEVLRSGARLAPALLRSASAAMQRARSHHPDDLLAVSLELVTLTEDSAVITWYTGIPGTDDGLGHPLPALTEGEVVYGTHPSRLNRTASEDRPTAHHQVELTGLEPGQTYYYQARSRGTAATPTPLHLVRGNAVGTSTFGFGASGGPYSFTTPEPPPGRHLLSVALCNDLHLGETTAGLVGGFPLLRGVPQQPGRAPYPELMSRALVEEARRRGADVLLAGGDISAGGAAHDLGEARRILDGFGAHGRDYFVVRGNHDRSRDNASFHTAFPAAEGGPGYFARDLDGLRIIGLDTYVKTGNGADAGGLGPEQLAWFRARLREAPDQPTLVFGHHPLTVRDSVFPVTRGQQLDRRQARAVVDAYASAPGVFLHHAGHTHRNKRTVLSRAPHVTQQEVAAAKEYPGGFTLLRIHSGGYALNHYKAGDLAARQWSERSRRVAAGLWPHHALGRSVTDRNSVTAHDLSGVTGRG
- a CDS encoding EamA family transporter, translating into MTPLVTAAVLLAAVTHASWNAVAHKITDKLVGFTLITGGGVLIGLALIPFAAFPAAEAWPYLLASALVHIVYFALLMKSFRLGDFGQAYPIARGTAPLVVAVAAAFVAHEVPDGWAAAGIAVSCAGLTGVALWGLRGNPPNWAAIGAALATGLSIAAYTVLDGLGVRASGSSLGYIAWLMAVQGLAVPAYAGWRWRRETVTVLRPFAGVGLLGAALSFAAYALVLWAQTKAELAPIAALRESSIIVGAAIGAVFFKERFGAPRVLAAGLLVIGIGLMLHAG
- a CDS encoding TetR/AcrR family transcriptional regulator; protein product: MTEIATARRSRITPEREAELYGAVLDLLREVGYDALTMDAVAARTRSSKATLYRQWGGKAELVAKAVRHSKPGGFGLEEIDTGSLRGDLHALTLRSDDCEMEQNSALMRGLAMAVHGNPDLLKAFREHLVEPEIAEFRRIVRRAVERGEVSADNPAAGFMMHMMLGAFVARTLLDEQPPTQAFLLSYIDAVVLPALGAPVS
- a CDS encoding DUF1876 domain-containing protein; translation: MMHTTVGWHVELEFQEDETHTRAVAMVRLPDGTEVRAQGHASRHHTDANQPRVGEEIAGARALNELAMQMLTKAHSEIDQASGRTSHPIHV
- a CDS encoding serine hydrolase domain-containing protein, producing MDVNGTVAEGFEPVREAFARNFAALGERGAAVAVYRDGRKVVDLWAGTKDVDGTQPWQHGTAQVVRSATKGVAAAVPLILQQRGELDLDAPLAAYWPEFKAHGKERLLVRQVLNHRAGLPVLDRPLTPEEALDPGRGPEAVAAQAPAWEPGTDHGYHALTYGWLLDELVRRVTGRRAGEWLAAEVAGPLGLDLWLGLPESETARVGRTGRVDGPEPAGGLRSRPKRSVTEAYDDPGSLTRRAFAAITPFPDQNDPAYLAAALPATNGIATADGLARFYAALIGEVDGVRLLDPATVELARAEESAGPDRVLVVNTRFGLGYMLHGTASPLLGLGSFGHPGRGGALGFADPESGIAFGYVTNGFRKTVTADPRAQGLIRAVRAALT
- a CDS encoding YbaK/EbsC family protein; translated protein: MTRFTDALRELGLTDLDARIRHFPEGARTAAEAAAAIGCELSQICKSLIFAADGVPVLVLMDGASRVDVELVRKELGAQKVTRAKADVVRETTGYAIGGVPPFGHRTKTRVLADRSLLGHELVWAAAGNPHAVFPMAPKDLVTHAGATVVDVREQTRTS
- a CDS encoding helix-turn-helix domain-containing protein, which translates into the protein MDEAGWDVEPGDEIEPVVQAVGHLLKVCREAAGMRAAEFGEIMGYGEDMIRKMERGQRIPRPEFLDRADDVLRAQGHLKAFKWQMEQARYPKKVRKLKEMEERAVEMMLYSNHNIHGLLQTPEYARTLYEMRQPALSPDVVEREAAARMARKSVFDRDPAPTLGFVQEQVTLERPYGGKMVLRRQLEHLLEVSQLRNVTVQVMPTDREEHAGAAGQIEVLKFGDGTAIGRSDGAFNGRPVSSPRDLRILELRYGMIRAQALTPRESQAFIEQVLGRL
- a CDS encoding MMPL family transporter; translation: MATFLYKLGRLAFRRRHFVALIWVALLTLAGVGAASAPSAGSTSFSIPGTEAQKAFDLLEQRFPGSSADGGTARVVFKAPEGEKMTDAANKATVEKTVKELSDGSEVVSVADPYQAHAVSKNGTIAYASVRYEVPGMELKDASRDALEDAGQQARDAGLTVEIGGDALQTTPEAAASEVIGLAVAAVVLVITFGSLVAAGLPLLTALIGVGIGVSVITALANALDLGSTTSTLAMMIGLAVGIDYALFIVSRYRAELAEGRDREEAVGRATGTAGSAVVFAGLTVVIALAGLAVVDVPMLTKMGLAAAGTVVIAVLIALTMVPALLGYAGRKVKPAGEKGKLLGGRKKSAADKAASGNAAPAKPNMGTRWASFVVRRPVAVLLLGVVGLGAAALPATSLELGLPDDGSQPTSTTQRRAYDLLSEGFGPGFNGPLMVVVDAKASDAPKNVVNDVTSEIKGLKDVVTVTPATYNKAGDTATITVIPDSKPSSGSTEDLVHSIREAGAEIKSDTDASVLVTGTTAMNIDFSQKLNDALVPYLILVVGLAFLLLILVFRSILVPLKAALGFLLSVLAALGAVVAVFQWGWLASLFGVEETGPVMSMMPIFMVGVVFGLAMDYEVFLVTRMREAYVHGEKPSQAVVTGFRHSARVVVAAALIMIAVFAGFIGASESMVKMIGFGLAIAVLFDAFVVRMAIVPAVLALLGKKAWWLPKWLDRALPNVDVEGESLRTEAETGKDTDADEDRALARV
- a CDS encoding DUF397 domain-containing protein codes for the protein MSATELHWFKSSYSSSNEPGDCVEVALDWFKSSYSSNPEPGDCVEVATTPATIHIRDSKTPEAPHLTVAPGAWNSFVGHVSDR
- a CDS encoding ATP-binding protein, encoding MAAPENELTHTIRNFSVLLSPTPRGARLARLLAREQLRSWGLPFDSAEHIVAELANNAATHGRVSGRDFRLTLYVVGDTLRVEVTDTRGDLLPRRTPTAPDAESGRGLLLVEALADRWGAAPGPYPRKTVWAELKVRGSR